TTTTATTTTCTCTATGTATTAACCattacaaaattagatATATGGTGCTGTTTATAGAATAGATAActtgtttaaaaatttctTGGAGTTTTTTAACATAACATTTTGTGGATTCCATCACAATGGCATAGTTTTTACATGATAttgtcatttatatatatgtcGTATGGGTTAAATGTACATAAATACCAAACATATGTCGTAATTCTGCATAtgtgtataaataataacattaCTTTATTGATAACATGTTCTATTAAAGACTCCAATCCTTATAACCTTCTATATCCCCCTATCTGTTTCCTATTAtcttatataatatttaagcCTGAATTGAGTTATCATTATTACCCCAAAGTACGACGATCTACATGGTATTAAACTGGAGCTTGATTTATggaattaaaaaaattttcattggaCGCATCTCTCTAGTCCAAAGTAGGCTAAACAACGCTAATTGATCATTTATTGTACTATTTGTCTGACAAATAAACTAATCAGGACAAAATGTGTAATGGGGGTATATACTGATTTGTCTGACGATTCCATGTCATATAGAATGAAATTTCACCCATAATCATTTGAGTCACTATGATCAGTTCATATTAACtttttgatcaaatttCCAGTTGTGATGGATTGATATACATAGTTTCTATGGTATTGGTGGGAACATAGGTATAAGGATAGGTGGTAGGGGAAATGACTGAACGATACAGGGGATATAACGATGAACACATTTTAGCATCTAATTTATCTTGTATTTGTCATAAATACGCCTATAAATTGGACATGTGTACCCACTCGAATACACATACATAATCAAAACTACTTATTAAATAAACGCAATTCCATTAACTTTAAACTTATTCAGAATGTGACAACCACTTTTCATCTCTTACACCTGATGTTCTCCGAAGTTGGCTAGACGAAGCTTACGAAAAGGGCAAGAATGCTGTGGAAGAGTTGGCTGATTCCGGATGTGATTACGTAAACAAATCGCTCTTCACTGGCTCAGAATCTGCATAGGTACAATAAGCTGCattttattacattaaGAAAGCATCGACATTGTGCACTATAATGGTTgagatatatataaagGGGATCAAGATGACGTCAATGTCAAGTCTGATTGAAACCCCCGAGCCACCCCTACCGGAAACCCTGCCTGACCTTATACAGTTGTCCTCTGAACTGCAAAACTCCATTCAACACCTAGAAGACTCCAACTACCAATTAAATGAAGCtctaaaaaatgaatttgacgAGTGCCTTTACCAGGCAGTTGTGGAGAACGAATTCATCATTTCCAAAAAGAAACAGCGTTTAGAATCTGTAcaaaatgaaattgataagtTAAACCcagaatttaaaatttaattataattgacCACACCGAAATAGCCATAATGGACGTTTAGCCTATGACCATTTCTTTGATAATACgcttaatatatttacctCAATGCAATGTTTGTACCTAGTATTTGTTTTCAATATAGATCAACTATAAACTAATAACAAAAGAAATTATCAAGTGCTGTTAGGGGTGATGTAGTATCTAATACCCTGGAGTGACTGGTCTCTCACGACAAATCCGCTGGATTCGGCAATACTTAATTGGTATTCTGCCAGCATTGCAGAAATGCCACAAATCATACTGTACTGGTTGGCACTAATGCCGGCGCTAAATTCCCCAATAGATTTGATGGTTTCCAATAGCCGTTCCTTGGAGCTATTATTTACTATTGCCAGGATCCTTTTGGATTTATCATTGGAAAGATCTGCAAGCTTGTAATTGCGCCCAATATTAGTGGCAATGTCCAGCAATTGTGCCGGAGTTATGTGACCCAAGTTACACTTGTTTACTACGCAGTAAAGGTCTATTAACAGTATGGCCCCGGTGTCTCGGGTGATCAGGTCCAGTATGTCATATAGGCTGTCTAACAGTGGCCTTTCTGTCAAATTCTTCGCTTGATTAACAAATTcagataaattatcaatagaCTTGTTTGACACTATACTTATGATTTCATCCAAGGTGCAATTTATGGGACTCAATATTGGCGTTATCTTATCAGACACAGAGATTATTTCATCAACCTTTTTCTTCAACTCGCCAATTTCGCTTATAAAcatgaaattgttgaaaGGTTTTACATCCATTTCACGATGCTTAGCAATAATTTGTGCGATACCAGGGGTTGTTATTTTACCACTAGCATGATTGAAATGATACATTATGttgttgt
The DNA window shown above is from Babesia microti strain RI chromosome III, complete genome and carries:
- a CDS encoding hypothetical protein (overlaps_old_locusTagID:BBM_III00590); amino-acid sequence: MVEIYIKGIKMTSMSSLIETPEPPLPETLPDLIQLSSELQNSIQHLEDSNYQLNEALKNEFDECLYQAVVENEFIISKKKQRLESVQNEIDKLNPEFKI
- a CDS encoding hypothetical protein (overlaps_old_locusTagID:BBM_III00595) — its product is MGFLIFDYDEEILGLYLEVFLVSSSKKSFVELLTTNKRLVFIERGKISVIWHCDIISCDFFTNKCFIFGNFIKLKCKNGGFIIYSKESPLIYNNIMYHFNHASGKITTPGIAQIIAKHREMDVKPFNNFMFISEIGELKKKVDEIISVSDKITPILSPINCTLDEIISIVSNKSIDNLSEFVNQAKNLTERPLLDSLYDILDLITRDTGAILLIDLYCVVNKCNLGHITPAQLLDIATNIGRNYKLADLSNDKSKRILAIVNNSSKERLLETIKSIGEFSAGISANQYSMICGISAMLAEYQLSIAESSGFVVRDQSLQGIRYYITPNST